Proteins from a single region of Chloroherpeton thalassium ATCC 35110:
- the rimP gene encoding ribosome maturation factor RimP: MMDSRLKLIQDWLLQLLAEMTVSDPDGNEHEVFLVDIEVHSNKTIDIIEVFADTDSGISVENCKFLSKHISAELDASEEMQALLPRHFKLVVSSPGLSRPLTMNRQYKKNIGRLMQVTYQNADGEIKTIDGRFISLEEEAEASITLDITKIQKSKPNAKPKPPELVTIPFSQIQKAIVQVEF, encoded by the coding sequence ATGATGGATAGCAGGTTGAAGCTCATTCAAGATTGGCTATTGCAATTGCTCGCAGAGATGACCGTGAGCGATCCTGATGGAAATGAACACGAGGTTTTCTTGGTGGACATAGAAGTTCATAGCAATAAAACCATTGATATTATAGAAGTTTTTGCGGATACTGACTCGGGAATTTCAGTTGAAAACTGCAAGTTTCTCAGCAAGCATATTTCAGCAGAGTTGGACGCAAGCGAGGAAATGCAAGCGCTGCTTCCGCGACATTTTAAGTTGGTGGTATCGTCTCCAGGGCTGTCGAGGCCGCTTACGATGAATCGCCAGTATAAAAAAAATATTGGCCGGCTCATGCAAGTGACTTATCAAAACGCGGATGGAGAAATCAAAACAATTGATGGCCGGTTCATTTCTCTTGAGGAAGAGGCCGAAGCCAGCATCACATTAGACATCACAAAAATTCAAAAGAGCAAACCGAATGCGAAACCAAAACCGCCTGAACTGGTCACCATTCCGTTTTCTCAAATTCAAAAAGCAATTGTTCAAGTTGAATTTTAA
- the nusA gene encoding transcription termination factor NusA, with the protein MAKKQAKLSESDERKAQILRAFGEIENSDRLKDKKADTNAVKMDIVDLLRDTIQKQLRKDYDPEVEARVIINPDRGDFEVYILKQVVEEIDLPSIEISLEEAQEIDDSLELGDFYEVGPIHLEDYLTRKSIQIIKQAVQKKMRDAERQAIYEECLEKVGEVVSAEVHQVRQKEAIFTYNTTKDHKVELLLPNTEKMPKDNPRKTPRMRLYVKRIEREKIRVKLEDGTEVEREREDGPMKVIVSRTDDRFLHKLFESEVPEIYEGLIVVKGIARVPGERAKVSVESTSSRIDPVGACVGHRGKRIQNIVRELNNENIDVICFSDEPQIYIARALQPAKIDPMTVHVDPKTRKSRVMLKPDQIKYAIGRNGNNIHLAEKLTGYEIEIYRDISDKALEDPDDIDIISFREEFGDDMIYQLLDNGFDTAKKILEAGVDAIEKSLTAPPRREETLDFGRKSPRSHQPRILSESEQRYWRKIAESIYKTIKEEFEEEDGSAQASKNSLASENQIEQSQAPVAPSDVPDEEDEKADSE; encoded by the coding sequence ATGGCTAAAAAGCAAGCAAAATTATCAGAGTCGGATGAGCGCAAAGCTCAAATTTTAAGAGCTTTTGGCGAGATTGAAAACTCAGACCGGCTTAAAGATAAAAAAGCGGACACCAATGCCGTTAAAATGGATATTGTCGATCTATTGCGCGACACCATTCAGAAGCAACTTCGCAAGGATTATGATCCCGAGGTGGAAGCTCGTGTGATTATCAATCCAGATCGCGGCGACTTTGAGGTCTACATTTTAAAACAGGTGGTTGAAGAAATAGATTTGCCAAGCATTGAAATCAGCCTTGAAGAAGCGCAAGAAATAGACGACTCGCTTGAGCTTGGGGATTTTTATGAAGTTGGGCCTATCCACCTTGAAGATTATTTGACCAGAAAGTCTATTCAAATTATCAAACAGGCCGTTCAGAAGAAAATGCGCGACGCTGAGCGCCAGGCGATTTATGAAGAATGCCTTGAAAAAGTAGGCGAAGTGGTTTCAGCAGAGGTTCATCAGGTTCGCCAAAAAGAAGCGATTTTTACATACAATACCACAAAAGACCACAAAGTTGAGCTGCTTTTGCCGAATACGGAAAAAATGCCGAAAGACAATCCGCGCAAAACGCCACGCATGCGGCTCTATGTAAAACGCATTGAACGAGAAAAGATCAGAGTTAAATTGGAAGATGGCACGGAAGTCGAGCGCGAACGCGAAGACGGGCCGATGAAAGTGATCGTGTCACGAACTGATGATCGTTTTCTCCATAAGCTTTTTGAAAGCGAAGTGCCAGAAATCTATGAAGGCTTGATTGTAGTGAAAGGCATTGCGCGAGTTCCAGGTGAGCGGGCAAAAGTTTCCGTAGAATCCACCAGTTCAAGAATTGATCCGGTTGGCGCGTGCGTTGGGCATCGCGGCAAACGCATTCAAAACATTGTTCGCGAGCTCAACAACGAAAATATTGACGTGATTTGCTTTAGTGACGAGCCGCAGATTTATATTGCGCGCGCGCTTCAGCCTGCCAAAATTGACCCGATGACGGTTCATGTTGATCCGAAAACTCGCAAATCGCGTGTGATGCTCAAACCCGACCAGATTAAATACGCGATCGGTAGAAATGGCAACAACATTCATCTGGCTGAAAAACTGACCGGTTATGAAATAGAAATCTATCGCGATATTAGCGACAAAGCACTTGAAGATCCAGACGATATCGATATTATTTCGTTCCGCGAAGAATTTGGCGACGATATGATTTATCAGTTGTTGGATAATGGGTTTGATACGGCTAAAAAAATCCTTGAAGCTGGCGTAGACGCCATTGAAAAATCTTTGACCGCACCGCCGCGCCGCGAGGAAACTCTTGATTTTGGACGAAAATCACCAAGATCGCATCAGCCGCGTATACTGAGCGAAAGTGAACAGCGCTATTGGAGAAAAATAGCCGAAAGTATTTATAAGACCATTAAAGAAGAGTTCGAAGAAGAAGATGGCTCTGCACAAGCATCAAAAAACAGCTTGGCCTCTGAGAACCAAATAGAACAATCTCAAGCACCCGTAGCACCTTCTGACGTTCCTGACGAAGAAGATGAAAAAGCAGATTCGGAATAA
- a CDS encoding glutaredoxin family protein translates to MLLVELYSKKGCCLCDEAKKVLLKVKHEIPFEFRETKIQEDEDLLHEYGTKIPVVFINGRLAFKYHVYELELKELLLSEMS, encoded by the coding sequence ATGCTGCTTGTAGAGTTGTACTCTAAAAAGGGGTGCTGTTTGTGCGATGAAGCCAAGAAAGTATTACTGAAGGTTAAGCATGAGATTCCTTTTGAGTTTCGTGAGACAAAAATTCAGGAAGACGAGGATTTGCTTCATGAATACGGCACCAAAATTCCCGTTGTGTTCATTAATGGACGCCTTGCTTTCAAATATCATGTTTATGAATTAGAACTAAAGGAACTGCTGCTTTCTGAAATGTCCTAA
- a CDS encoding deoxynucleoside kinase, which yields MSFEARRLKYIAIEGVIGVGKTSLAKKLSEKCGHRLLLEEFEENPFLASFYQNPQCFALPAQLFFLLRRYKQQHQISEISLAANGLISDYSFQKNDIFAKTTLNKEEFSLYSAYAEILQANIPKPDLVVYLQSTPERLIKNIHQRARRYEHCIESPYIKKLHAAYNEFFFAFASSNQCVIDVSQLDFVENPRDFERLYRIIFCGDMNDKLVIKKPE from the coding sequence TTGTCCTTTGAAGCGCGTCGTTTAAAATACATCGCTATTGAAGGCGTCATCGGGGTCGGAAAAACTTCATTGGCAAAAAAGCTTTCCGAAAAATGTGGCCATCGCTTGCTGCTTGAAGAATTTGAAGAAAATCCTTTTCTGGCATCTTTTTATCAAAATCCTCAATGTTTTGCGCTTCCCGCGCAATTATTTTTTCTTCTACGTCGCTACAAGCAACAACACCAAATTTCTGAAATCAGCCTTGCGGCAAATGGGCTGATTTCAGATTATTCATTTCAGAAGAATGATATTTTTGCCAAAACGACCTTAAACAAAGAGGAGTTTTCGCTTTATTCAGCCTATGCGGAGATCTTGCAAGCCAATATTCCCAAGCCTGATTTAGTGGTTTATTTGCAGTCCACGCCAGAGCGCCTTATAAAAAATATTCACCAACGCGCCCGCCGCTATGAACACTGCATAGAAAGCCCTTATATCAAAAAATTGCATGCTGCGTATAATGAGTTTTTTTTCGCGTTTGCGTCCTCAAATCAATGCGTTATTGATGTTTCTCAACTGGATTTCGTGGAAAATCCCCGAGATTTTGAGCGGCTTTACCGGATTATTTTTTGTGGTGATATGAACGATAAACTCGTGATAAAAAAACCCGAATAA